A window of the Streptomyces finlayi genome harbors these coding sequences:
- a CDS encoding sensor histidine kinase gives MVRVESPPIDREIPVVRALLLPLVLMAGATAAGAALVTEPARIPVVWCGAIATLVVSALTVVLNRRRRAMNVQRAHYEQRIAHLEHRIAAQDAETVRMTKELLPAAIRRLRASNSPEEVMRDIVDADESYRNLPKALRGLVFQILDIIDNEEAMRDSAQRAFVSVARRVQAIVHRQASELREMEDHHGRNPEVFDDLLRIDHGTALIGRLADSIAVLGGARPSRQWPKPVPLFSVLRGAMSRILEYQRVDLHSIAKVAIVGTSVEPLIHACAELLDNATRYSPPQTRVHVTAVEVQTGIAIEIEDGGVSLSEEARARAENMLAQAQAGINMNDLGESPRLGMAVVGRISRMYQLQVSLRQSAYGGVRAVVIVPREMLTTGAAPGIAHGIGATSRPQSSLDMSQLQHVVPPPGKRKPRPVSTELPPSVAAGMPGYTEKPSAAAGPAALAAALDEEPVVTEWTAGGLPQRRSRGRAPLGSHNLPQQTAQPAVPAAGAHNGHNGARGNGAPPPPGLWLEAFTQAVNGVPQEPKNDEDIDDAWDKGDLK, from the coding sequence ATGGTTCGTGTTGAATCACCGCCGATTGACCGAGAAATCCCAGTAGTCCGTGCCTTGTTGTTGCCCCTTGTGCTGATGGCCGGCGCCACCGCAGCCGGTGCGGCGCTGGTGACCGAGCCCGCGCGGATACCAGTCGTCTGGTGCGGTGCGATCGCCACGCTCGTGGTCTCCGCGCTCACCGTCGTACTCAACCGTCGTCGCCGCGCGATGAACGTCCAGCGTGCGCACTACGAACAGCGCATCGCCCACCTGGAACACCGCATCGCCGCGCAGGACGCGGAGACCGTGCGGATGACCAAGGAGCTGCTTCCGGCCGCGATCCGCCGACTGCGTGCCAGTAACTCGCCCGAAGAGGTGATGCGCGACATCGTCGACGCCGACGAGTCGTACCGCAATCTCCCCAAGGCCCTGCGCGGTCTGGTCTTCCAGATCCTCGACATCATCGACAACGAAGAGGCGATGCGCGACTCCGCGCAGCGCGCGTTCGTCAGCGTCGCCCGTCGCGTCCAGGCCATCGTCCACCGTCAGGCCAGTGAGCTGCGGGAGATGGAGGACCACCACGGGCGCAACCCCGAGGTCTTCGACGACCTGCTCCGTATCGACCACGGCACCGCGCTGATCGGGCGGCTCGCGGACTCCATCGCGGTGCTCGGCGGAGCCCGCCCCAGCCGTCAATGGCCCAAGCCCGTGCCGCTGTTCAGCGTGCTGCGCGGCGCCATGTCCCGGATCCTCGAATACCAGCGCGTCGATCTGCACTCGATCGCCAAGGTCGCCATCGTCGGCACCTCGGTCGAACCGCTCATCCACGCCTGCGCCGAACTCCTGGACAACGCGACGCGCTACTCGCCGCCCCAGACCCGTGTGCACGTCACCGCGGTCGAGGTCCAGACCGGCATCGCCATCGAGATCGAGGACGGCGGCGTCAGCCTCAGCGAGGAGGCCCGCGCCCGGGCCGAGAACATGCTGGCCCAGGCACAGGCCGGCATCAACATGAATGACCTCGGGGAGTCCCCCCGCCTCGGCATGGCCGTCGTCGGCCGGATCTCCCGGATGTACCAACTCCAGGTTTCCTTGCGGCAGTCCGCCTACGGCGGGGTGCGTGCCGTGGTCATCGTGCCGCGCGAGATGCTCACCACGGGTGCCGCACCGGGTATCGCCCACGGCATCGGCGCCACCTCGCGGCCCCAGAGCTCGCTCGACATGTCGCAGCTCCAGCACGTAGTCCCGCCGCCCGGCAAGCGCAAGCCCCGGCCCGTCTCCACGGAACTGCCGCCCTCGGTGGCCGCCGGTATGCCCGGCTACACGGAGAAGCCGTCCGCCGCGGCCGGCCCGGCAGCCCTGGCAGCCGCCCTGGACGAAGAGCCCGTGGTGACCGAATGGACCGCGGGCGGACTCCCGCAGCGCCGCAGCCGCGGCCGCGCCCCCCTCGGTTCGCACAACCTCCCCCAGCAGACGGCGCAGCCCGCCGTCCCCGCCGCGGGAGCGCACAACGGGCACAACGGCGCTCGGGGCAACGGTGCACCGCCGCCGCCCGGGCTCTGGCTCGAGGCATTCACCCAGGCCGTCAACGGTGTGCCCCAGGAACCGAAGAACGACGAGGACATTGATGACGCGTGGGACAAGGGAGACTTGAAGTGA
- a CDS encoding protein-tyrosine phosphatase family protein — protein MTATWDPAGAGVLTLPSGLLVRGRGLRRPLPVGAVPVFGVYLLGKEPEPVAWESRWVRWPDFRLPTDRVRAREVLGAALARAATDRVEVVCGGGIGRTGTALACMAVLDGVPPDRAVAFVRHGYHHRAVETPWQQRFVRRFGALV, from the coding sequence GTGACCGCGACCTGGGACCCCGCGGGCGCGGGTGTGCTGACGTTGCCTTCCGGCCTGCTGGTGCGGGGCCGGGGGCTTCGCCGTCCACTTCCGGTCGGGGCCGTGCCGGTGTTCGGGGTGTATCTGCTGGGCAAGGAGCCCGAGCCCGTCGCCTGGGAGTCGCGGTGGGTGCGCTGGCCCGACTTCCGGCTCCCCACGGACCGGGTGCGGGCCCGGGAGGTCTTGGGTGCGGCGCTGGCGCGGGCGGCGACGGACCGGGTGGAGGTGGTGTGCGGCGGCGGCATCGGGCGTACGGGGACGGCCCTGGCCTGCATGGCCGTACTGGACGGGGTCCCGCCGGACCGGGCGGTGGCGTTCGTCCGCCACGGCTACCACCACCGCGCTGTCGAAACCCCCTGGCAGCAGCGGTTCGTACGCCGTTTCGGCGCCCTGGTGTGA
- a CDS encoding MarR family winged helix-turn-helix transcriptional regulator yields MTDDIVASVVRQWQAVNPELDTGPMELIGRINRCAALLQQAQDAPLRSAGLTRAEFDLLGAIRRTDRELTPGELSRETFSSGAAVTKRLRALQERGLVDRRGDVRDRRVAHVGLTEQGRVLVDRLLPQQLAYERAVLSGLDDGARSRLSAQLSELLVQLEGRIDGARR; encoded by the coding sequence GTGACCGACGACATCGTGGCCTCGGTGGTTCGGCAGTGGCAGGCCGTCAATCCGGAGCTCGACACCGGCCCGATGGAGCTCATCGGCCGTATCAACCGCTGTGCCGCGCTTCTCCAACAGGCGCAGGACGCGCCGCTGCGCTCCGCCGGTCTGACGCGTGCCGAATTCGACCTGCTCGGCGCGATCCGCCGTACGGACCGCGAACTCACACCCGGAGAGCTGTCCCGCGAGACGTTCTCGTCGGGCGCCGCCGTCACCAAACGCCTCCGCGCCCTCCAGGAACGCGGCCTCGTGGACCGCCGCGGCGACGTCCGTGACCGCCGGGTCGCCCATGTCGGCCTGACCGAGCAGGGCCGCGTCCTGGTCGACCGGCTGCTGCCCCAGCAGCTCGCGTACGAACGCGCGGTCCTCTCCGGCCTCGACGACGGGGCCCGCAGCCGGCTGAGCGCCCAGCTCAGCGAACTGCTCGTACAGCTGGAAGGCCGCATCGACGGCGCCCGCCGCTGA
- a CDS encoding VOC family protein produces the protein MKFSEPLDGGPCWVALSTSDIPAAKSFYAALFGWRCETDPRAEAGGSTVARLGEAAVASLGPVPRTDRSPAWTVFFSTGDTDTTVERVTSAGGTLLAGPMDVFEQGRSALVADPEGAVFSLWQPRTFAGAERLNDPGALGWVELSTRDTVEALAFYPSVLGWTVNAAESYTHWGVDGADFGGMMAMDERFEPEVPPYWLPYFVVTDVDSTAATALSAGGDLLLAPISIPDGPRIAVLRDPQGATFGIHKSYGED, from the coding sequence ATGAAGTTCTCCGAACCGCTGGACGGCGGTCCTTGCTGGGTCGCGCTGAGCACGTCGGACATCCCTGCCGCCAAGTCGTTCTACGCCGCGCTCTTCGGCTGGCGATGCGAGACCGATCCGCGCGCGGAAGCCGGCGGCTCCACCGTGGCGCGGCTCGGCGAGGCCGCGGTGGCCTCGCTCGGCCCGGTCCCCCGGACGGACAGGTCCCCCGCGTGGACCGTCTTCTTCTCCACCGGGGACACCGACACCACCGTCGAGAGGGTGACATCGGCGGGCGGGACGCTGCTGGCCGGCCCGATGGACGTCTTCGAACAGGGCCGGTCCGCCCTGGTCGCCGACCCGGAGGGCGCCGTGTTCTCGCTCTGGCAGCCGCGTACGTTCGCGGGCGCCGAACGTCTCAACGATCCGGGCGCCCTGGGCTGGGTCGAGCTCTCCACCCGCGACACGGTGGAGGCCCTCGCCTTCTACCCGTCCGTCCTCGGCTGGACGGTCAACGCAGCGGAGTCCTACACGCACTGGGGTGTGGACGGTGCCGATTTCGGCGGCATGATGGCGATGGACGAGCGGTTCGAGCCGGAGGTGCCCCCGTACTGGCTCCCCTATTTCGTCGTCACGGACGTCGACTCCACGGCCGCCACGGCGCTGAGCGCCGGCGGCGACCTCCTGCTGGCGCCCATCAGCATCCCCGACGGCCCCCGGATCGCGGTCCTCCGTGACCCGCAGGGCGCCACGTTCGGCATCCACAAGTCGTACGGCGAGGACTGA
- a CDS encoding phospholipid scramblase-related protein produces MITHSNVSAGWYPDPHGAPQLLRYWDGSRWTEHTNPAQGGQAPAQSPAHVPAQTPAQVPQKAVAAQQPANPQQPAHPQQVVPGGASLFNQQVLVVNQKAKLIEVTTEYKVFDQQGNTIGSVVQVGQSALRKVLRFVASIDQYLTHRLEIRDAYGQPQLLLTRPAKFIKSRVVVQRPDGQPVGEIVQQNAIGKINFAIMVDGRKVGAIKAENWRAWNFAIVDHNDAEIARITKTWEGLAKTMFTTADNYVLQIHYQLPEPLLSLVVAAALTVDTALKQDARGLG; encoded by the coding sequence GTGATCACGCATTCGAACGTATCTGCGGGCTGGTATCCGGACCCTCACGGCGCGCCTCAGCTGCTGCGCTACTGGGACGGCTCCCGGTGGACCGAGCACACGAACCCGGCACAGGGCGGGCAGGCCCCGGCGCAGTCCCCGGCTCATGTTCCCGCGCAGACACCGGCGCAGGTTCCTCAGAAGGCGGTGGCGGCCCAGCAGCCGGCGAACCCCCAGCAGCCGGCGCATCCCCAGCAGGTCGTCCCCGGTGGGGCGTCGCTCTTCAACCAGCAGGTCCTGGTCGTGAACCAGAAGGCCAAGCTGATCGAGGTCACGACCGAGTACAAGGTCTTCGACCAGCAGGGCAACACGATCGGTTCGGTCGTGCAGGTCGGCCAGAGCGCACTGCGCAAGGTGCTCCGGTTCGTCGCGAGCATCGACCAGTATCTGACGCACCGGCTGGAGATCCGCGACGCGTACGGTCAGCCCCAACTGCTGCTGACGCGGCCGGCCAAGTTCATCAAGTCCCGGGTCGTCGTCCAGCGCCCGGACGGGCAGCCGGTCGGTGAGATCGTCCAGCAGAACGCCATCGGCAAGATCAATTTCGCCATCATGGTCGACGGCCGGAAGGTCGGCGCCATCAAGGCGGAGAACTGGCGCGCCTGGAACTTCGCGATCGTCGACCACAACGACGCCGAGATAGCCCGGATCACGAAGACCTGGGAAGGTCTCGCGAAGACCATGTTCACCACGGCGGACAACTACGTGCTCCAGATCCACTACCAGCTGCCCGAGCCGCTGCTGAGCCTCGTCGTCGCCGCGGCCCTGACGGTCGACACCGCACTCAAGCAGGACGCCCGCGGCCTGGGCTGA
- the xylA gene encoding xylose isomerase has translation MTERFTPTPEDKFSFGLWTVGWQGRDPFGDATREAIDPVESVRRLAELGAYGVTFHDDDLIPFGSTDAEREGLVKRFRQALDANGLVVPMATTNLFTHPVFKDGAFTANDRDVRRYALRKTLRNIDLAVELGATTYVAWGGREGSESGAAKDVRVALDRMKEAFDLLGDYVTEQGYDLRFAIEPKPNEPRGDILLPTIGHALAFIERLERPELVGVNPETGHEQMAGLNFPHGIAQAMWSGKLFHIDLNGQSGIKYDQDLRFGAGDLRQAFWLVDLLERGGYEGPRHFDFKPPRTEDYAGVWASAEGCMRNYLILKERAAAFRADPAVQEALLASRLDELAQPTAEDGVAGLLADRSAFEEFDITAAAERGMAFEVLDQLAMDHLLGVR, from the coding sequence ATGACGGAACGCTTCACGCCCACACCGGAGGACAAGTTCAGCTTCGGTCTGTGGACGGTGGGCTGGCAGGGGCGCGACCCGTTCGGTGACGCGACCCGCGAGGCGATCGACCCGGTCGAGTCCGTGCGGCGGCTCGCCGAGCTCGGCGCGTACGGAGTCACCTTCCACGACGACGACCTGATCCCGTTCGGCTCGACGGACGCGGAGCGGGAGGGGCTCGTCAAGCGGTTCCGGCAGGCGCTGGACGCCAACGGGCTCGTGGTGCCGATGGCCACGACGAACCTCTTCACCCACCCGGTCTTCAAGGACGGGGCCTTCACCGCGAACGACCGGGACGTACGGCGGTACGCACTCCGCAAGACCCTCCGCAACATCGATCTCGCCGTCGAGCTCGGCGCCACCACCTATGTCGCGTGGGGCGGCCGCGAGGGCTCCGAGTCCGGCGCCGCGAAGGACGTCCGGGTCGCGCTCGACCGGATGAAGGAGGCCTTCGACCTGCTGGGCGACTACGTCACCGAGCAGGGCTACGACCTCCGCTTCGCCATCGAGCCCAAGCCGAACGAGCCGCGCGGCGACATCCTCCTGCCGACGATCGGCCACGCCCTCGCCTTCATCGAGCGCCTCGAACGCCCGGAACTGGTCGGCGTGAACCCGGAGACCGGGCACGAGCAGATGGCCGGGCTCAACTTCCCGCACGGCATCGCCCAGGCGATGTGGTCAGGAAAGCTCTTCCACATCGACCTCAACGGCCAGTCCGGCATCAAGTACGACCAGGACCTGCGCTTCGGCGCCGGTGACCTGCGCCAGGCGTTCTGGCTGGTGGACCTGCTGGAGCGCGGCGGCTACGAAGGGCCGCGCCACTTCGACTTCAAGCCGCCGCGCACCGAGGACTACGCGGGCGTCTGGGCCTCGGCCGAAGGCTGCATGCGCAACTACCTGATCCTCAAGGAGCGCGCCGCGGCCTTCCGCGCCGACCCCGCCGTGCAGGAGGCGCTCCTCGCCTCCCGTCTGGACGAGCTCGCCCAGCCCACCGCCGAGGACGGGGTCGCGGGACTGCTCGCCGACCGTTCGGCGTTCGAGGAGTTCGACATCACGGCGGCCGCCGAGCGCGGTATGGCGTTCGAGGTCCTGGACCAGCTGGCGATGGACCACCTGCTCGGGGTGCGCTGA
- a CDS encoding ROK family protein, translating to MKSNLTPLGPKADKDTVRRHNLSLVLRAVRDEGAAGEATRAGVSARVGLTRAAVSSLVEQLLDSGFLTESGKTFSGQAGRPGTALKVARTGPAGLGVEINIDYVSVCVVDLAGTGRVRQTEHLDNRGAPPGEVLTRAAGIAARALGSAREQDLHPVGAALALPGLVSGGSVRQAPNLGWNQVPAEELFAHALAGLRPGRAALPVSSENEANLAALAELWFGGLGRTRSFLYLTGEIGVGGALVLDGELLRGAHGFAGEIGHVVVDPAGPECRCGSRGCLEQYAGQAALLRAAGIDETAPGPVAELERRARAGDARAVAAVAEAGRMLGRVLSGAVNLIDPEAVVLGGIYRSLMPWLAPPADGELTGRVVSGLWSPGSGRLRASSVAGDAARGAAALVMQDVLADPVAYAGRDEPEVSR from the coding sequence ATGAAGAGCAACCTCACACCTCTGGGGCCCAAGGCGGACAAGGACACCGTGCGACGTCACAACCTGAGCCTCGTGCTGCGGGCCGTCCGGGACGAGGGCGCGGCCGGGGAAGCCACGAGGGCGGGGGTGTCCGCCCGGGTGGGGCTGACCCGGGCCGCCGTGTCCTCGCTGGTCGAGCAGCTCCTCGACAGCGGCTTCCTCACCGAGTCCGGCAAGACCTTCAGCGGGCAGGCGGGGCGGCCCGGTACGGCCCTCAAGGTGGCGCGTACGGGCCCGGCGGGACTCGGCGTGGAGATCAATATCGACTACGTCTCCGTGTGCGTCGTGGATCTGGCGGGCACGGGGCGGGTCCGCCAGACCGAGCACCTCGACAACCGGGGCGCGCCCCCCGGCGAGGTGCTGACACGGGCGGCGGGGATCGCCGCCCGCGCCCTCGGATCGGCGCGCGAACAGGACCTGCACCCGGTCGGGGCGGCGCTCGCGCTGCCCGGCCTGGTGTCCGGCGGTTCGGTGCGCCAGGCGCCCAACCTCGGCTGGAACCAGGTGCCGGCCGAGGAGCTGTTCGCGCACGCGCTCGCCGGGCTGCGCCCCGGCCGGGCGGCGCTGCCGGTGAGCTCGGAGAACGAGGCCAATCTCGCGGCACTGGCCGAGCTGTGGTTCGGCGGTCTCGGCAGGACGCGCAGCTTTCTCTACCTGACGGGCGAGATCGGCGTCGGCGGAGCCCTGGTGCTGGACGGCGAACTGCTGCGCGGTGCGCACGGTTTCGCCGGGGAGATCGGGCATGTGGTGGTGGACCCGGCAGGTCCGGAGTGCCGTTGCGGTTCCCGTGGCTGCCTGGAGCAGTACGCGGGACAGGCCGCGCTGCTGCGGGCGGCGGGCATCGACGAGACCGCTCCCGGTCCGGTGGCCGAGCTGGAGCGGCGTGCCCGGGCGGGCGACGCGCGGGCGGTGGCGGCGGTGGCGGAGGCCGGGCGGATGCTGGGCAGGGTGCTGTCGGGCGCGGTGAATCTGATCGACCCGGAGGCGGTGGTGCTCGGCGGGATCTACCGGAGCCTGATGCCGTGGCTGGCGCCGCCCGCCGACGGGGAACTGACGGGGCGCGTGGTCTCCGGCCTCTGGTCCCCGGGCAGCGGACGGCTGCGCGCCTCGTCCGTCGCGGGGGACGCGGCGCGGGGTGCGGCGGCCCTGGTGATGCAGGACGTGCTGGCCGACCCGGTGGCGTACGCCGGGCGCGACGAACCGGAGGTGTCACGGTGA
- a CDS encoding DUF3105 domain-containing protein — protein sequence MASAKNKDQNQNTPAGARRAKLDEARRKERARERRVRIATISASVAVVAALVAGGGYLMAAADDKDKAEEQAKTSPVTGERTWDKLKQNHVGTKVDYPMNPPVGGDHNQVWMNCDADVYTAEIPKENAVHSLEHGAVWVTYNEKAKDTDIKAFSKRVSSTPYSLMSPIADQKDPLMLSAWGKQVTVKSATDPRVAQFFTKYVQGPQTPEPGAACSGGLDK from the coding sequence ATGGCTTCCGCCAAGAACAAGGACCAGAACCAGAACACCCCCGCCGGGGCCCGCCGGGCCAAGCTCGACGAGGCCCGCCGCAAGGAGCGGGCACGCGAGCGCCGCGTCCGCATCGCCACCATCAGCGCCTCCGTCGCCGTGGTCGCCGCACTCGTCGCCGGAGGCGGCTACCTGATGGCCGCGGCCGACGACAAGGACAAGGCGGAGGAGCAGGCCAAGACCTCCCCGGTCACGGGCGAGCGGACCTGGGACAAGCTGAAGCAGAACCATGTGGGCACCAAGGTCGACTACCCGATGAACCCGCCCGTCGGCGGCGACCACAACCAGGTGTGGATGAACTGCGACGCCGACGTCTACACCGCGGAGATACCGAAGGAGAACGCGGTCCACTCGCTGGAGCACGGCGCCGTCTGGGTCACGTACAACGAGAAGGCGAAGGACACCGACATCAAGGCGTTCAGCAAGCGCGTCTCGAGCACCCCGTACTCCCTGATGAGCCCCATCGCCGACCAGAAGGACCCGCTGATGCTCAGCGCCTGGGGCAAGCAGGTCACGGTGAAGAGCGCCACCGACCCGCGCGTCGCCCAGTTCTTCACCAAGTACGTCCAGGGCCCGCAGACGCCTGAGCCGGGTGCCGCGTGCTCGGGCGGGCTGGACAAGTGA
- a CDS encoding IclR family transcriptional regulator, translating into MTEGLIHRKEAIAATRGCTIESLDTGLRLMRLFLTHDTLTVSAAAELLSVGRSTAHRVLFTLEGRGFATRDPSGSGYSAGPELIRLGRPAGLGGALRARLADVLEDAARRTGETVQSAALIGDRVIVTDGRESSRPVRVVLETWRTHPAHATSGGKLLLSRMTADQVCVLYPRETLPAATPRTLTSRAALLDELAEVRELGHAVSRGESVQGMNAVAVPLGGAGPRDRLALTASAPGDRGDDAALVECARQLRRSASLLEPADAS; encoded by the coding sequence ATGACCGAAGGACTGATTCACCGAAAAGAAGCCATCGCTGCGACGCGGGGCTGCACCATCGAGTCACTGGACACCGGCCTCCGGCTGATGCGGCTCTTCCTCACACACGACACGCTCACCGTCTCCGCCGCCGCCGAGCTGCTGTCAGTCGGCCGGTCCACCGCGCACCGGGTGCTCTTCACCCTGGAGGGGCGTGGCTTCGCGACCCGGGACCCCTCCGGCAGCGGATACTCCGCCGGCCCCGAACTGATCCGGCTCGGCCGGCCCGCCGGCCTCGGTGGGGCGCTGCGGGCACGGCTCGCAGACGTACTGGAGGACGCCGCCCGGCGCACCGGCGAGACCGTGCAGAGTGCCGCGCTGATCGGGGACCGCGTCATCGTCACGGACGGCCGTGAGTCGTCCCGGCCGGTACGGGTGGTGCTGGAGACGTGGCGCACGCACCCCGCCCACGCCACGTCGGGGGGCAAGCTGCTGCTCTCGCGGATGACGGCCGACCAGGTGTGCGTCCTCTATCCGCGCGAGACGCTGCCCGCGGCCACCCCGCGCACACTCACTTCGCGCGCGGCGCTGCTGGACGAACTGGCGGAGGTCCGCGAGCTCGGCCACGCGGTCAGCCGCGGCGAGTCCGTCCAGGGCATGAACGCCGTCGCCGTCCCGCTCGGCGGGGCGGGTCCCCGCGACCGGCTGGCCCTGACCGCGTCGGCCCCCGGCGATCGCGGGGACGACGCGGCGCTGGTGGAGTGCGCACGGCAGTTGCGACGGTCGGCCTCGCTGCTGGAGCCGGCGGACGCGTCCTGA
- a CDS encoding roadblock/LC7 domain-containing protein yields MIQQRGNMDWMLRELADDVPSIHQIVVLSSDGLRIARHGGDPDVADRLAAACAGLQSLAAAVASEIPYSDGMMRLVVIEVDGGFFYLMAAGAGSYLAVLADETVDAGLVGARMRDMVVRIGAHLSSPPRHEGQAG; encoded by the coding sequence GTGATCCAGCAGCGCGGGAACATGGACTGGATGCTCAGGGAACTGGCCGACGACGTGCCGAGCATTCACCAGATCGTGGTGCTCTCATCGGACGGCCTGCGCATCGCCCGGCACGGCGGCGACCCGGACGTCGCCGACCGGCTTGCGGCGGCCTGCGCCGGACTGCAGAGCCTGGCCGCCGCGGTCGCCTCCGAAATCCCTTACAGCGACGGCATGATGCGGCTCGTCGTCATCGAGGTCGACGGCGGCTTCTTCTATCTGATGGCCGCGGGAGCGGGCTCGTACCTCGCGGTCCTGGCCGATGAGACGGTCGACGCCGGCCTGGTGGGAGCACGCATGCGCGACATGGTCGTCCGGATCGGAGCCCACCTCTCGAGCCCGCCCCGACATGAAGGGCAGGCCGGATGA
- a CDS encoding DUF742 domain-containing protein produces MSAPRRERRTADPALSDPERLYVLTGDPDGERAALDLVTMVVSQAEPSPTVQPEQAAILRLCRAPLSVAEISAYLSLPFSVVTSLLTELLASEQIESRAPIVRATLPDRSLLEAVMHGLQKL; encoded by the coding sequence ATGAGTGCTCCCCGACGAGAACGCCGGACGGCCGACCCGGCTCTGAGCGATCCGGAACGGCTGTACGTCCTCACCGGCGATCCCGACGGCGAGCGTGCGGCGCTCGACCTCGTCACGATGGTGGTCTCGCAGGCGGAACCCTCGCCGACGGTCCAGCCCGAGCAGGCCGCGATCCTGCGGCTCTGCCGGGCGCCACTGTCCGTCGCCGAGATCTCGGCCTATCTGAGCCTGCCCTTCAGTGTCGTTACCTCGCTTTTGACCGAACTGCTCGCGAGCGAACAGATCGAATCGCGTGCGCCCATCGTCCGAGCCACCCTCCCGGACCGGTCCCTTCTCGAAGCGGTGATGCATGGACTTCAG
- a CDS encoding DUF305 domain-containing protein, producing MVLAGAVVFLLALGLVVLTIGQPSSAASSASGTSSSAAPAETSADVGFARDMAVHHQQAVEMSFVVRDRTDDADVRRLAYDIINTQANQRGMMLGWLETWGRPKSSERPPMAWMGHPVTPTGDGSLMPGMATDAEMDELRKAGGTAAEILFLRLMTVHHRAGAEMARAGAGAAGTAEIKNLAAGMVRGQESEIGLMADMLKERGAGA from the coding sequence ATGGTGCTGGCGGGCGCCGTGGTGTTCCTGCTGGCACTGGGACTCGTGGTGCTGACGATCGGGCAGCCGTCATCGGCGGCCTCGTCCGCCTCCGGTACGTCCTCCTCCGCGGCGCCCGCGGAGACCTCAGCGGATGTGGGCTTCGCCCGCGACATGGCGGTCCACCACCAGCAGGCCGTGGAGATGTCCTTCGTCGTCCGGGACCGGACGGACGACGCGGACGTACGCCGGCTCGCCTACGACATCATCAACACCCAGGCGAACCAGCGCGGCATGATGCTGGGCTGGCTGGAGACATGGGGCCGGCCGAAGAGTTCGGAGCGGCCGCCCATGGCGTGGATGGGCCACCCGGTCACGCCCACGGGCGACGGTTCGCTGATGCCGGGCATGGCCACCGACGCGGAGATGGACGAGCTGCGAAAGGCCGGGGGCACGGCGGCCGAGATCCTGTTCCTCCGCCTGATGACCGTCCACCACCGGGCGGGCGCCGAGATGGCGCGGGCGGGGGCCGGTGCGGCGGGCACGGCGGAGATCAAGAACCTCGCGGCCGGCATGGTCCGTGGCCAGGAGTCGGAGATCGGGCTCATGGCGGACATGCTCAAGGAGCGGGGCGCCGGCGCCTGA